The Meles meles chromosome 12, mMelMel3.1 paternal haplotype, whole genome shotgun sequence genomic sequence tcatgatctcagggtcctgggatcgagtcccacatcgggctctctgctcagcggggagcctgcttcccccccccccccgcctgcctctctgtctacttgtgatctctgtcaaataaataaataaaatcttttaaaaaaaattaaaaaaaataaaaactcctacacctcaacaacaacaaaatcaaataacccaattataaaaaggaactactgggacttcatcaagataaaaggcttttgcacaacaaaggaaatggtagacaaaaccaaaaggcaactgacagaatgggagaagatatttgcaaacgacatatcagataaagggctagtatccaaaatctgcaaagaacttatcaaactcaacacccaaagaacaaataatccaatcaagaagtgggcagaggacaggaacaaacatttctgcaaagaagacacccagatggccaacagacacatgaaaaagtgctccacatcactcactcacaccacctcacaccagtcagaatggctaaaattaacaagtcaggaaatgacagatgctggcgaggatgcagagaaaggggaaccctcctacactgttggtgggaatgcaagctggtgcagctactctggaaaccagtaaggaggttcctcaaaaagttgaaaataggggcgcctgggtggctcaatggattaagctgctgccgtcggctcagatcatgatctcagggtcctgggattgagccccacatcggtctctctgctcctcagggagcctgcttcctcctctttctctgcctgcctctctgcctacttgtgatctctctctctgtcaaataaataaataaaatcttttaaaaaaaaagttgaaaatagagctgcctgatgacccagcaatcgcactaccaggtatttaccttaaagatacaaacgtagtgatctgaaggggcacgtgcaccggaatgtttttagcagcaatgtccatgatagccaaactatggaaagatgttcactgacagatgagtggataaagaagatgtggtatagatgtatatacatacacaatagaatattatgtagccataaaaaatgaaatcttgccatttgcaatgatgtggatggaagtagagggtattatgctaagtgaaataagtcaatcagacagagaaagacaattttcatatgatctcactcctatgtggaatttaaggaacaaaacaggatcataggggaagagaggaaaaaaataaaagaagataaagtcagaaagagagacaaagattaggaggctcttaatcataggaaacaaactgagaaaaaaaaaaaaggaaacaaacagggctgctggagggaagggaggtgagAGTATGAGGTAACTGActaatggacattaaggagggcacatgatgtaatgagcactgggtattatagaagactgatgaatcactggcctttacctctgaaaccagtaatactttatatgttaattgaacctacataaagaataaaaataaataaataacacaattaaaaaatgaaccaagGGCCTGGATAGAAATCTCTCCAAAAATGATATGCAAATGGCCGACAAACATCTGAAAAGAgtctcaacatcactaattatcagcgAAATGCAAATCGGTGACATATctcctcacacccattaggatagcTACTACccaaaaaaaacagacaataacAGGTatgggcaaggatgtggagacatTGGAACCTTTGTGccctcttggtgggaatgtaaaatggcaccgccatgatggaaaacagtatggcggctcctcaaaaaagtagaaatggaaataccatacgatccagcaatcccacttctgaataTACACCCAGAAGAATTCaaagcaggatctcaaagagatattcgCACTCATATTCATGGCAGCgttattcacaatggccaagcggtggaagcaacccaaatgtccactgatggatgaatgcaCAACCACATACGAcgggatattattcagccttaaaaattaGGAATGAATTTCGTCACATGCtacgacatggatgaaacttgtgAACATGCTATATTGAAATAAGCTTATCAGGGGCGCtcgaggtcatgatcccagggtcctgggatcgagtgccgcatcgagagagaggagggagcaggctccccgctgagcagagagcctgatccaggtcttgatcccaggaccctgagatcatgacttgagctgaaggcagaggctttaacccactgagccacccaagtgccccctgaactacactcttaaaaatggttaagatgggggggcgcctgggtggcttagtggtaacggttaagcctctgccttcgtctcaggatcctgggatggagccccgcatcaggctttctgctcagcagggagcctgcttccccctctctccctgcctacttgtgatctctgtgtgtcaaacaaataaataaaatctttgaaaaaaaaaaggtctttagaaatataatttaaaagataattaaatattaattagaaatataatttaaaccATAATTAAAGCCCGACTGTGGTTTTAAATTCTAAAAGTATGcacaaaagctaaaaaaaaaaaatttcttgatcAGTTTTTCACCCATGTATCCCAAGAAAGtactctcagattttttttttcctgattgtgGAATATCCTAAAAGTCCAGAGAATAATATCATGAACGCCATATGCCCAGCATCCAACTAGAACAAATCTTAATAGCATGACATATTTCTTTCTGCCTCGTTTTTGAGAAgacttaaagaaatttttaatgggggttaaaaaaaaccaaaaccaacaacATTATTTTTACCATCTTGCCTCAGAACTTCTGCATCTTGTAAAAGCAAAACTCTGTCCCGGTAAACAACATCCCCccagcttcctccctcccacagcccctggcaaccaggattctactttctgtttcagtGAATTTGACTGCTTTAGATACTTTGTACAAGTGGAATCAGACAGTCTCTGGCTTTTGGGggactggcttctttcttttttttttttttttttttaaactgagatgaAAGAACACTGACCTTCTCCTGGAAAACACTGCTGTGGCATTTGGTCCATCCACGATGCCGGGTGGCCTGGATCTCAGTCGGGTTCCAaagcattttcatcaccccaaaatgAAACCCCGGCCCCATTAACATTACTGCCCGTtccacctccaccccccagcccctgtcAACCAGCTCTCCGTTTCCTGTCTCTCTAGACTGATCAATTCAGGACATTTCATATACTTGGGACCATGCACCACATCGTGGCCTTTATGTCTCTGCTGGTTTTTAAGAAATgcagtattggggcgcctggctggctcagtcggtggagtctgtgactcttgatcttgtaagttcaagccccacagagGGTGTAGAGAGAACGTAAAAATAAgatcttcggggcgcctgggtggctcagtcagtgaagcgtctgccttccgctcaggtcatgatcctggggtcttgggatcaagcccagcattgggctctctgctcagccgggagcctgcttctccctctccccgggACCCCCAacgctcatgcacacacactcaatctctctctcaaataaatacaatcttttttaaaaattccccacTTTAAACCATTGGagaaacaactcaagtgtccGTCAACAGAGGCATGGGCACACAGAATGGGGTCCATCCCCAGGATGGAGAATGACTGAGAcacaaagaggaaggagagggacacacacacacacacacacacacacacacacacgctacgCTGTCCACGAACCTTGAAGACAGGATGCTGGGTGAGGGgcagccagacacagaaggccacaccTGTGTGACTCCGCGTTCGGGAAACGTCTGGAACAGGTACGTCTGCCGCGACAGGGAGCACAGATCGGtgctgccaggagctgggggaggggcagtcgGGGCGACCGAAGTTTCTTTTGGgagtgatgaaatgttctggagCGAGGTAGAGGGGACTGTTGCACAATGTGGCACATGCACGGGACGCCGCTGCATGGTGCCTCTAAAACGCTGCAAACGGggcattttatgttatgtgaatgcCACCACAATTTGAAGAAGAGACGGACGCCACTCTGGTGAGGGACACTAATAACGGGGAGTCCGTGCACGTGGGGAGGGCAaggagtatatgggaactctctgtaacCCCCCCTCCGTTTTTGCTCTGaacctgaaactgctctaaaaaataaggtctatttaaaaaaaaaatttttttaaaggaagacaagaaggaaatgccagaagggaggaagagagggaaggggagagggaggagagagagagacagagagacagcccTTGCCCCCACCTTTTCGGAGCGTCCAGCCGCTCGTTGCGCCCCCTTGTGGCTGCTGAAGCTGTTGGGAGTGTCTTGGGGACAGTCCTTGGCCATAGGACGCCCGGCTGGGCAGTGTACACCTGGCCTTTTTCAGACGCCTGATGCACCGGCTCGCCCTTGCACGCTGTGCGCTGACAGCAGGTGGTTCCTCTTTTAGACAACATTTGAAAATCTTCCAAATGAAAGTCTCTATGACTACTCTGTTTCCCCACCTATTTCCTGGCCTCTAGTCCACATCTTGCCTTTGTGCACACAtacacttttcttttctcttctttttttttttcttttcttttcttttttttttttaatcacttgagCCATTTGGAAGGGTACAGTTTATGGCAGGAAGAGTGACCACTACCACCACCGTCCGTCTCCAGAACTTGTCTCATCTTCCCGAACTGAGACTCTGTCCCCTGAAACACTgaatcccccccccccgttcctcctccccagcccccagcatccCTCCCTTCTACTATCTGTCTCTATGGACTTGACTCCTCTGGGGACCTCATTTCAGTGAAATCATACAGTCGCTCTCCTGAAATACCCGGCGTATTTCACCCAGTGTCCTGTCCTCCACGGTCACGCATGTTGTAGCAGGAGTCACGGTCTCTTTTCCCCTTCGTGGCTGTATCACATGCCACTGTAGGGACAGATGGAGCTTTGTTTATCCGCTCGTCCCCTGACAGACATGtgagttgtttccaccttttggctgctGGAATAGTGCTAGTATAAACACGAGtgtacataattatttttaaaatgtcacactgtgaggtgtttgggtggctcagttgttatgcatctgccttctgctcaggtcatgattccagggtcttgggatcaagccccgcatccggctccctgctcagcaggaagcctgcttctccctctctaactgcccccgcttgtgttccctctcttactgtgtctctctctgtcaaataaataaataaaatctttaaaaaataaaataaaataaaatgtcacgcAGTTTAGCTAAGTCAATGGTCCTGTGTAACTGTGGCTGTGTAAATCTTGAGTTTCAAGAACCAGTCACTCAGCCAGTCCCTAAGGACAAGGACCGGGTGACAGACCTTTACTTGCTCAGGTACCTGATAACTAAGCCTTCAAATGAGaaacatcacatttttttaaaagggacagCCAGACACCCTTACAGTCTGTCATAGCTTTGGGCATCCCGGATCTCActttgcctctccctgcccctgatCCACTAGAGCTAATAATTAGCACACAGTTCAACACCTAACAACACCGTGAGGCAATCAGTATAAACATCCCATGCCCTCCTGAAGGGCAAAGTCCCCAACTGATACACGAAGGGCTTCAAGTAATGTTTTTCACACTGAAAGTGAATTTGTTCCAGTGGAACACTGAACATCCTTCTGATGCTGGGGGAAACTTAAGTAATGCTTAAGTGAAAACAGCTCTAAGATCCCATTATTCGACCAGCCAAGACCAAAGTCTGAGAAGCCCAGTGGTGGTTTGGATGTGGGGAACCAGGCATGGTCGGCTACTGTTGGCAGAAGTGTAAATTCGTAtaaactctttgtttttttaaagattttatttatttatttgacagacagagatcacaagtaggcagagaggcaggcagagagagagggggaagcaggctccctgctgggcagagagaccgatgcggggttcgattccaggaccctgggatcatgacctgagctgaaggcagaggctttaacccactgagccacccaggcgccccttcttggttttttttaataagattttgtttatttatttatttgacagagagagatagtgagagagggaacacgagcagggggagtggggagggagaggcaggcttcccgctgagcagggagccccacacggggctccatcccagacccaagctgaaggcagacgtgtaaggacttgagccactcaggcgcccccatatagCTCTTTGGAGGGGGATCTGGCAAAGCCCGTCTAAATTCAGAATACATGtgccctttgacccagcaatttctcTTGAGAAGTTTGTCTTTCAGATACACCCGCACGTGTGGGCAAAGGTCTCTGTGTGATAATAGCCTTTGTCGCACTGATTACATAGAAGttaaatattggaaaaaaaaatattggaagccACGTGAATGCCCAGTGGTAGGGGATTGCCTAACAAAATGATGGGCCATCCcgcagaactttctgtgatgatggaaccTGTCTCTGTCTGTGTTGCCTAGAATGTTAGCCCCAACAGATCTTTCTATGGAGCGCTCAAAATGTGGCTAGTGCCATTGAGGAACTAATTCTGTTAAATTTACACTAATTTAGATGTAAATAGCCATGTGTGACTAGTGGCTGTGATATTAGGGCAAACctacacaaaggaatattttgCAACTGGAAACAGGAAAGGGGGATCTGTATGTACTGATCCCAAAAAAgtacttctggggcgcctggctggctcagtcggtggtggaaatcttaatctcagggttgtaggttcaagccccacgttggggggtagagattattttaaaaaataaaatggttttttttttttttttttaagtatttttagggcacctgggtggcttagtcattaagtgtctgcctttggctcaggtcctgatcccagggtcctgggatcaagccccacatcaggctctctgctcagcggggagcctccatctcctcccactccccctgcttgtgttccctctctcgctgtgtctgtctctgtcaaataaataaaatcttcaaaaaatccAGAATCTTCATGGGTTTGACTAAAAGTGCAGGTTCCCAGCCCTGCTGATTCAGAGCCTCTGGGATAGGGCAGAGGGAGTGCACTGTGAACCAGTCTGGTGGTGTCCTCTTGCACACATTTTAAGAACCACCTGTCTCCACATGTGTAACACTGGCCTTTATCAAGATGATATAAAGAATAAGTGTCAGGATTCATCATCACTGTTTTTAGCTCCTACCTCTATGCCTACAACCGTCGTCCTTTGCtcattgtgattttctttttttttaaggtggtaaCAGAGCCAGCCTAAGGCCTCATGATTTGGTCAaattcagtggttctcaagaCTGGAGGAGGGGTGGTGGACTTTGGAAATGTCTGGTGACATTCTTGGCTGttaaactgggggctgctggcatCTGGTAAGTAGAAGCCAGGGAGGCTGCTGAATTCCCTAGAGGGGTCAGGGCGGCCCCCACAACAGAGAATGACCGAGGCCTAAGGTCTGTAGTACTGAGTTCGAGAAACTGTGCTGTATGACCAGCCTGGCCTGTCTGAGGTCCGTGACGGTGGATCcgtgaaaacatttattttctttgtaaaggATGCGGATatgggggacatctgggtggctcagtgggtaaagcctctgacttaggctcagatcatgatcccagggtcctgggatggagtcccacattggtctccctgcccagcagggagcctgcttctccctctgcccctccctcctggtcagttgctctctctctctccctcaaataaataaataaataaatctttaaaaacaaaaaaaaagatgtggtgtggcTGAGCCCACTCCTCCCCCTTTCCTGCTCTGAGTACAGATGTGGTGTCTGGAGCTGTGGCCGGGGGAGCTCCCAGAATCCCTGGGCAGGCCCTCGCTGCCCACatccagacttcttgctgagtgACAAAATCAGCACCGCTTTGTTTAATCCTCTGCaatttgttctttctgtttcctgTGGCCCCAAACATTCCTCCCTTCAGGCGCTGTTGCTGAGTCTGGGTCTAGCTGGCAGACCAATGCGGTTTCGGCGATCTCGGCTCTGGTTAGGGCCCCCCACGCTTCTCTTCTGCACAGTAGAGAGTTACACACTTCTGTGGGAGCCAGTGGAGGGGACGGGATGGCTTACGTAGGGAAGCGAAGGCTCCGCAAGTCCTGACCTGTCTGCGCTAAGCCAGAAACCTCCTCCTCTTGGCCTTGGAGGTGGGCTGGACGCTAGCGGCTCACTGCTGTCTgaaattactatttattttgtattttttattaatttcgtttttaaaattttctttattttgtgtgtgtggttttttaagattttatttatttatttgtcagagagagagagtgcacaagcaggaggagcatgagggtcccaggaccctggaaccatgaagGTCGtggcttaactggctgagccacccacccagccgccccaagAACCTGGTTCtt encodes the following:
- the LOC123954276 gene encoding uncharacterized protein LOC123954276 isoform X1, with the translated sequence MAKDCPQDTPNSFSSHKGAQRAAGRSEKRFRGTMQRRPVHVPHCATVPSTSLQNISSLPKETSVAPTAPPPAPGSTDLCSLSRQTYLFQTFPERGVTQVWPSVSGCPSPSILSSRAGRWGSTGPGERAEKNPSPTEPVDYADWGPGGSVRANMKAEISAAAPGNAWGTAGAGDEWLPALAARKGRNDTMHCAGPRIRDSPRQGPKLGPWHSPQDSGGQPELR
- the LOC123954276 gene encoding uncharacterized protein LOC123954276 isoform X2, with the translated sequence MAKDCPQDTPNSFSSHKGAQRAAGRSEKRFRGTMQRRPVHVPHCATVPSTSLQNISSLPKETSVAPTAPPPAPGSTDLCSLSRQTYLFQTFPERGVTQVWPSVSGCPSPSILSSRAGRWGSTGPGERAEKNPSPTEPVDYADWGPGGSVRANMKAEISLS
- the LOC123954276 gene encoding uncharacterized protein LOC123954276 isoform X3, which codes for MAKDCPQDTPNSFSSHKGAQRAAGRSEKRFRGTMQRRPVHVPHCATVPSTSLQNISSLPKETSVAPTAPPPAPGSTDLCSLSRQTYLFQTFPERGVTQVWPSVSGCPSPSILSSRNSKEREMWKQDENKTGGMAVRGVGGA